The nucleotide window TATGATCGATACCAAGGTGGAGCCTGGAGGGAGAAGAAGATACAGACTCGACAAGGAGCAGAGCCTGCTGTGCGAGATCGATTGGCCAGAGTATCTGATGCGCGAGATATTGTCTCTTATGGACACTCATCTTCACGCAGTAACGCTTTGATTATCCATGAACGGAAGGGTTCAGAGAGTAAGAGCACAGAGGAGGCTCCAAGTACTAGAAGATTGGCTAGTACAATTGTTACCCCATCTTGGATTGATCATGAGATGGAGGAGAACGTCACCAAACGCGCTAAAGGATCCCCTCGGGCCTTATCTTTTGATACATTGAGTGAGAAGGAGTTTGTGATAGGTGATGGAGAGGATCAGATTATCGATGCTTTAACTGATATGGATATTGCGGATCAACAAGATGGTGGGCTGATGGACTGTGACGTGCATCAAGACGATCTGATGGGGATAGAGCTGGCGGATATGGAGGATAAGACAGTGCACGCCGTGCCTCCTAAGTCTCACAAAGCGGCTAGTAAAGCCCCGAGAGGTAGCAAGCATGGCTCCAAACTGAGTATCCCTTTGGGTATTCAGAATAAAAAATTTGGGATTCTTCGTAGGTGATCTCCACTCAAGAGGTCATCTTCGTCTCATGAAACCCGTACTGTTGGTGAAACGGGAAGATCAAGACGACATCACCTCAGTtcgaagaaacaaaaatatggGCCATCCAGAAATGATGGTTCGATGGGATCCAAAAACCCATCCCCCCTCCATCAATGAGGAACTCAGTTGGAACTGTAGAGGGATATGGAATGACCTCACAGTTCGACGCCTTACGGAGATGTGTCAGAAGCATCGCCCAGGACTTGTGTTCCTTTCTGAGCCGAAGAACAGAAAGCTGCTATTGCAAAACATTCAGGCCGACTTAAGATTTGACCACTTGTTTACTGTTGATCCACTTGGACTCAGCGGaggtttagctttattttttatggatgaatttcaagttaatgttttattttcgaaTAACAGAATGATTGACATTGAGGCAGTCATTGATGGAATAAAAGTTTTCATGACGTTTGTTTATGGTGACCCTGTTTTGGAACGAAGAAATCAAGTTTTGGAATGTCTTACGCGTTTCTCAACAACTAGAAATGGAACTTGGTTCATGATAGGAGATTTCAATGAAATCATAGGTCATAATGAGAAGGAAGGAGAGAGACAGCATCCTGATAGCTCGTTTCTACCCTTTAAGCAAATGCTTACAGATTGTGGGATGTTAGAATTAGGGAACATGCTTTCATGGATAGGGAAGAGAGCAGGACATGTAACTGTTCGATGTCGGCTAGACAGAGCAGTAGGAAATGCTGATTGGCATGAAAAGTTCCCACATTCTAATGTGAAGTACATGAGGCTATGGGGATCTGATCATCGTCCGATTCTCGCATACATACTCACAAAGCCAATGAGAAGagcaaaaaaattcaaattcgaCAGAAGATGGCTATACAACGAGGAACTAAGGCAAGTCATTCTGGAGGGATGGAAATCTCCTGATCTTCTCCGAATGCGACTATAATGGAACATATCACTAGTTGCCGAAAAGCCTTGAGTGAGTGGAGAAAACGACACAATATTAATTCGGCAAAGCTAGTGGAGGAGCTAAAGGAGAAAGTCCAGGGTTTATATGCAGACGACAATGCGACGACTGAGGAAATTGCAGCAGCGTTGAAAGAACTCTCTAATGCTCTTAAGGCAGAAAAAATGTTCTGAAAACAGAAGAGTAGAGTGTTCTGGCTGCGAGAGGGagacaaaaatacaaaatatttctaTGCCTTGACGAAGCAAAGGAGAGCACGGAACAAAATCACGCAGCTATTGGATGCAGATGGCAACATAGTTGAGGACGAGGAAGGACTGGCAGCCATTGCTACTAGTTATTTTCGGCAAATCTTTGAGTCTTCTATTCCAGAAGACATTGAAGAGGCGCTATCTGAAGTTCCTACGACGATTAAGGGATTTATGAATGAAAGCCTCACGGCTCCTGTTTCCGAATGGGAAGTCAAATTATCTCTCTTTGCCATGTATCCAGATAAGGCGCCGGGACAAGACGGGATGATTGCACTTTTTTATCATATGTTCTGGGACATTGTCAAGGAGGATTTAACTCTTATGGTTAATAAATTCTTCTTTGAAGGGAATATAGCCAACAGTCTGAATGATACAAATATTTGTCTTATCCCAAAGACAACCAAGCCTAATGATATGGCTCAATTTAGACCCATAAACTTATGCAATGTCAGCTACAAGATCGTCTCTAGGATCTTATGCCAGAGACTAAAGAAAGTCTTGCCAGGGTTGATATCAGAAATCCTGTCACCCTTTGTTGCTGGAAGACAGATATCAGATAATATCATGATTGCTCAAGAAATGTTTCATGTCATGTGAATTAAACCGAGTGGACGTAATAAAATGATGGCCATCAAGACATATATGAGTAAAGCATTGATAGGATGGAATGGTCGTTTATTGAAGCTGTGATGCGAAAGATGGGATTTTCCGAAACATGGATCACCTGGATTATGAGGTGCATCACGTCGGTAAAATATAACGTTCTTATGAATGGGCAGCCAAGAGGAAATATTGTTCCAGGTAGAGGCCTACGTCAAGGAGATCTTTTGTCTCCTTTCTTTTTTATTCTATGCATGGAAGCGCTTGTTAGCCTTCTCATGCAGAGAACCAATGAAAGATAACGGGGATGCGCGTCACACGAGCATGCCCTTCGGtatcccaccttctctttgctgatgatagctttttcttctgtaaggcggagccTAATGAATGTGAAGAAGTAGTGAAAGTAGTCAGGACATATGGTAAAGGATCTGGCCAATGTATTAACTTCGACAAATCttccttactctttggtaagaggATTAATGCAGCTACTAGGCAAGAGATAAAAGATGTACTCGGAATACATAATGATGGTGGGATGGGGAAGTACTTGGGAATCCCAGAGAATATTAGTGGATCCAAATGCAAATTCTTTGCATTTCTTAAGAATAACCTGATGCATAGAGTGAATGGATGGACTGGTAGATGGCTCTCTAAAGGGGGGAAGGAGGTAATGATCAAATCCATTTTACTCGCTCTTCCGACATACGTTATGTCGACGTTTCTGCTCCCATTGGAGATTTGTGAAAGCCTCACTAGTGCCATTGCACAATTTTGGTAAAGTTCGAATCCACCAAAAAGAAGAATACACTGGGCGAAATGAGAGAAGGTTTGTCTACCAAAAGATGAAGGTGGAATTGGCGTCCGTTGAATTCATGAGTTCAATTTAGCATTACTGGCAAATCAATTATGGAGATTGGTTCAGTACCATGATTCACTTGTTGCCCGAGTCTTGAAGGGCATATATTATAGGATGACCTCGCCATTAAGAGCGGTATCTGCAAGTTGTCCATCATATGTGTGGACAAGCATCTTTGCCACAAGGAAGCTTCTACTTTTGGGGATCAAACAGAAGATTCATTTAGGCTATAAAGTCAAGGTGTTGGAGGATTCGTGGATTCCAACGACACTTGGTAGACCAGCTACACCTGTAGCACCTGTGATGCACCCGAATATGAGAGTTAGTGACCTCATTAATCAGGAATCGAAGGAATGAGACCTAGAATTATTAGAGAACTATGTCCATCCTGATGACATACCATTCATTCGCAGTATGGCCATAAGCTCTACTCATCGCCGTGATACTTTCTGCTGGAATTACACGAGGAATAGTCaatacacggttaaatctggatacTAGGTTGCTCAAAATCTGTTGAAGCCATAAGAGGAAAAGGAAATACTGAAACCAAGTATAACTAAACTCCAAGCCTTTACTTGGAAGTTGAAAGCGCCAAAGAAAATGTGAtatcttatatggcaattgaTAACCGGACAGGTGACAGAAACGAGGAACCTAGTAAGGAGGAATATGAGGTGCGACAATTATTGTCCAAGGTGTAAGGAAACAGAGGAATTTGTAACCCATGCTATATTCGAATGCCCTCCAGCCCTGCAAGTATGGTCTTTATCGGCAACTCCTACAAGCCCAGGTACATTTCCGGTGTCGAGCGTCTACACAAACATGGACTATCTGTTCTAAAAGAAGAATAATATCATAGAACCAGACCAAGACAGagatccttatccctggataattTGGTATATTTAGAAGACTCGCAATGATAAACTTTTCAGGGGAATAGACAGGGACCTTTTGGAACTAGTACGATACGCAGAAAGTGAATGTTAAGCATGGTTTAGTGTAAATGAGATGATACCACCAGTAGTACAGGCCGGCAATAGTGAAGAAAACCAAGTCTTAAACTTGGGTAATATTTGACTATTGGATGGATCTTGGACAGCTACGGATCGCTTTAGTGGATGGGTCCGGATGGATAGTGGGGAGAACACACAACTTATGGGAACACGGAATTTCACTCGATGTGAATCAGCATTGCATTCTGAGGTGGAAGCATTGCGTtgggcgatggagaatatgcttcaaCACTCGCCATGCCAGAACTTTGGAACAGATTGCAAAGAGCTGATTGCAATGGTAAAGGAACCCCAGAAGTGGCCAAGTTTCGCGACAGAATTGGAAAAGATAGAGACGCTGCATATTTGTTTCTCGGACTTCAAAATCACCCATGTGCCAAGAGTGTGCAATCAGTAttcagattttttagctaagactgctaggACCTTTCGTAGGGTGTTACttttcattggttgttctattccggtgtggttacccagaccacctcaaacttgagtaatagaatgaccgtatgacgtaaaaaaaaaaaaatctatatcgGATCcaaaagtttaaaatatattaaaattaaatttaattaacaaatatttttaatacattaatatttatacataattATCAATTTTATTTCTTAACAACCTggaataaaatttgatttgtacTTCATTGGTGCTGATAAGTTATAAAGGCTAACCAGATCAGCCGATACCGCTTATCAAAAAACTAAGTTACAAGGGCCGGATGGATTATCGACTGCTTTCTATCAGCGTTAGTGGGATATTGTGGGAAATTCAGTAACGAGTGTTTGAATATTGGGGAATTGAGAACCCAAGGAAATTTTATTTGCAATCAAATACTGGTCAACAATGCTAGAATACATTAACGAAATACAGAGATTGAATTTGAAGTTGCTTATACAACCAAATACTCTCTCATTATCTAAGCTCTGTTTTACAAGGATGATTAATAAACATATATCTATCACGATACAATACCACTGAATGTTTTTGTCGGCACTAGTCACTGTTTTGATctctgaatatatatatatatagaactatcaaaattcaaaaagagAGAAATAGAGTTGAGAAACAAAAGTATGAATGGTAAAAATGTATAGTAATGAAAAAGAATCAGAATCACGAAAGCGTTTGGGCAGCGTAAAACAATTTCACATACAAATTtggcaatatatatatatatgtatatctccACTGATCTGAACATAGAGCATAAAGATCATTTTCTCTATATTCTTTACATGTCAATAAAGATACGACAGAAGAAAAGAACCATGTCTAGATGTTTGAAACtcttttagaatatattttttttaacgatCTCAATATTAGGCCACGAAGAAGAGGAAAACCATGAGAAATGCAATCAGTACGAAGAAAATCTTAATCATGAGCCATCGGTTTGATGATATACTGTTGAGATACCTGGCCAATTGGCTCTGTGCGCCTTCCACATTCGCCAATGTATCTTCCATGTTCTGATCGATCCTGTACAAACCAATTTTCAACAACACATAATATTTACTTCCTTTCCCTCAAACGTTCAATGATTCTTACACACAGTTTGGTGTTTGACGAACCTGATAGCGATCTCCCCTTGCTGAGAAACCATGGTAGCTAGTTGTGTGAAGATATTGCTTAGCTCATGGATTGTTGATTCTACGTTGTGTAGAGCTTCTGCGCGGCTCTCCATATAAGTGTCTTGCAACGGGACcatctgttgttgttgttgttgactcTGCTGCAACAATGGAGAAGATTCTGCCTCTCCCTGTCTCCTGTAAATGCACAACATATACAAAGGTCTTGAATTCTCTCGTAAATGCCATCACAACATTCTCAGGGAGATCTCAAGAGAGGTAAGTTCTACTTTGAAACCGTGGTCATCGTATTAGTAGTACACTCATTACCTTGGGACTAACTGagacgatgaagaagatgaagaagagctACTTGCCCATGGAAGTGGAGCAGGTTGAGTAGCAGCAGGCTTAGAAGCCAAAGGGCGCTGGCGAACAAACGGGTTTGTTGATTCTTTTGACGGGTTAGACGTGAATCTTTGCCTTCGAATTTCATGGATCTTCATGTTCTGCAACATGAGACCAGTAAATCAAAGCTCAGCTTTAGCATCATCAACATAAAATAGAAGggaaaacaaagaaagaacCTCGGTTCTCAAAGTAAGAACATCCTTAAACTCTTTGGTAGTGTCCATCAAGCGATTCTTGAGATCGTCAACAACAGTTGCTGAGTGAGTAGTTGTGTCTCTAGAGATGGTGCGTTCGTCATTATGGGAGTTGCGTACAGCTTGAAGGTCTATCAGAGCGGAATTCAGAGAAGAGATCTCTTGTTTGATTACCGCCGTCAACTCTTGTATCTCCCGTGTGGGATCATCAAAAACTGATGATCTCTTTGCCACTGGTTTTTGCAACAAAGTGACGAAGTTAACaaaggaaaaatataaaaaaaaaaacaacagctACTATTATCAATGCTAAAGGTCCTATGAAGTTATGTGATTTTAGCGTATCTATCATGATTCTATGCTAATTCCACAACTAATTACATCTTCAGAAACGATCGTCCTAACTCCTAAGCAAGCCACGTTATCCAGATCCACGAGCCAGTTAGTAAACTTAACTTACGTTGAGCAAGCTTTGATAGCTTCTGCGACGTCTGGTTGATAGCTAAACCGATGACAGCAGCTCGCTTTTTGAACTCCGATTGATTTGCCACGGCGGATCTCGGATCCTCTCTCCTTCCCCCACCACCACCGCCATACGGCACATTATTCGCCGCATCCGGAGCAATTGATCTCCTCAGAGTTTCAACGATACCGAAGAACTCGTCCGTCCGATCTCGATACGACGATTGGCCACGCCTTGCTTGCATTTTTGTTGTTCTTCCTCCTCCTTCGGATCTGGTCTCTCTCAAAtgcaaaatcaaacaaaaaaaaagaatctaagAGATTCAAACAACAATCGATGGAGGTTTTCCGATTTGAATCGCAATTCACCCCACCGTCTGCCTGTATCGACGGATACAGTGAATCGTAAACGAGCTTAAACCGGATCAACGCGTCGGCATAGTTTTCTCATTTCGTCCAACACGtttttatttatcacattttggCCCTctatttttcatctttttataaatactacctgagtttttaaaaaaaaataatagtaccCAAGTTATTAAGTGATTTACACTCTAAAACACTTTTGTAGGAGTGGAGGTTCTGCAATTTTTTGGAATGAAAGGGTCAAGATAACTTTTTTGGATAACCCTAATCTGTATTGTACTAATATGACAGTTGAAGATAGCACCAATACTTTTTGGTTGTCTTATATGTATGAAAATCctgttaaaaaatatagaaaaaatgaCACCATATTATAAACTCTCAGCATGCAGGTTTTCTTCAGAATAAGCCTAGAATGATGATTGGAGACTTTAATGATGTCAAGTACACCACAGAGAAACAAGGAGGCATTAAAAGGTCAGTCTCCTCGCTAAAACTATTTACCAAAATGCTAGCGGTTCTGGGATTGCAAGATCTCAAAACTCTAAGAGACAAGTTCACTTGGATGGGAAAAAGAGCGAAACGCACCATTATGTCCAAATTAGACAGAGCTGTAGTGAATTATAATTGGCTAGAAATGTATCCCGCTGCTCATGTTAGCTTGCTTCCTTGGATTGGGTCTGATCATCAACCTTTACTTGTTAATACTGAAGCAGAGAAATGCAAGAGaaggattttttaaaaaatatgatagcCGTTGGAGATTGTTTCCTGACTTGAGACATGTTATTAATCAGGTGTGGAATGAAGAATGTTCTAGCCTTTCGTGTAAAGATATCCATCAAATCCTCAACAAATGCCGAAGAGAAATATCCCGGTGGAGAAGCAAACAAAATACCAACTAAGGTAAACTTATTCAACAACTAAAAGCAGATATACAAAAGGCTTATGAAGCACCGACTATTAATTATGATCGACTTGGAGTTCTAAAAACTGAGCTTCATCTGCAATATAGGCTTGAAGAGGAGTTTTGGAGAAACAAAAGTAGGGTTCTATGGCTCCAAGGAGGAGATAGAAATACAAGATATTTCCATGCCAAAACAAAGCAGAGACGAAGCTACAACAGAATCATCCATGTTCAGGATGACCGTGGGAATACCTATACTAAAGCTAAAGATATACATATTCACTCTGTCAATTATTTTCATTCTATATATAAGAATAATGGAGTGAATATTGAGCATGACCTTCTAAATGGGATTCCTAGAACAGTATTAGAAGAAGTGAATGCGAGCCTCACTAGACCAGTCACTGAGGAGGAGATAAGAAAAGCTTTATTTGCAATGAACCCAGATAAGTCTCCAGGACCAGACGGGATGACGGCTGGCTTCTTTCAGCACCATTGGAACACAATCAAATCAGGTGTTATTTCTTACGTCAACCTCTTCTTTGAGCAATCTATTTTAGACCCCaaattaaaccaaacctatatgAGCTTAATCCCCAAAATAGAGAATCCTTTAACCATTAAAGACTATCAACCTATAAGCTTAGCCAATGTAGTCTACAAGTTGATATCTAAAATCTTGGCGGAGCGTTTAAAGCCTTGGCTGAATGATATTTTATCTGAAAACCAATCTGCTTTTATCCATGGGCGCCACATAACAGATAATGTGTTGATTGCACATGAACTAATGCATTTATTGCATACCAAGAATTTAAAGAATAAGTTTATGGCATTGAAATTGGATATTGCTAAGGTGTTTGACAATGAATGGAAGTTTATTGATACATTTATGATGAAAATGAGCTTCTGCTCAAAATGGAGGGAGTGGATCAAGATATGTATCAGTACAGTTTCCTATTATGTATTGATCAATGGAGAGCCAACTAGAGAGATTAAACCAAAGCGCGGACTAAGGCAAGGTGATCCTATTTTGCCATATCTCTATATTATATGTACAGAAGGATTATTTAGATTGATTAAAAATAGCATCCATGCAAAGAAATTACATGGTTTTAAAGCCTCAAGAAGTGGCCCTGCCATCTCCCATCTATTTTTTGTAGATGACTCGCTAGTCTTATGCAAAGCCACagctaaagaaacaaaaaaaattgtctcATATCCTCAATCTATATAAACAAGCATCATAACAAGAAGTCAACTTCTCAAAGTCGGCTATCACTTTTGGTAAAGGTACTCCTCACCATCTCCAACAACAAATAATGAATGCTCTGGGAATATAAAAAATAGGTGGTTTtggaaaatatttaagactgcCTGAGTGTATAGGTAAAAATAGAAAGGAGACATTTCAATATATCACACAGCATATAAGGAATAAGTTGGATAGTTGGTAAAGAATTCCTTCTTAAGGCAGTCATAACAGCTCTTCCTGCATATACAATGTCATGTTTTTTACTGCCTAAAACTTTGCTTCAGGAAATTACGAAAGCGATGAGGCAATTTTGGTGGTCAGCTACTAAAGACAGACATAAGATACCTTGGATAGCTTGGAACAAAATCACAGCTTCCAAAAAAGATGGGGGGTTTAGGAATACGGGATATGTTTGCTTTCAATAAGGCCCTCCGAGCAAAACAAGCTTGGAGACTAATGTCATGTCCTTCTACCTTGTTGGCTAGGGTATACTAGGTTAAATATTACATGAAAGTCGATTTTAGGGAAGCTGGCTGCTATCCAACATCGAGCTATGCATGGAAGAGCATAATACAAACCCAACCTCTTATTAGCCAGGGTACAAGATGGATCGTCGGAGATGTAGAGCATGCAGGTTTTCTTCAGAATAAGCCTAGAATGATGATTAGAGACTTTAATGATGTCAAGTACACCACAGAGAAACAAGGAGGCATTAAAAGGTCAGTCTCCTCGCTAAAACTATTTGCCAAAATGCTAGCTGTTCTTGGATTGCAAGATCTCAAAACTCTAGGAGGCAAGTTCACTTGGATGGGAAAAAGAGTGAAATACACCATTATGTCCAAATTAGACAGAGCTGTAGCGAATTGTGATTGGCTAGAAATGTATCCCACTGCTCATGTTAGCTTGATTTCTTAGATTGGGTCTGATCATCGACATTTACTTGTTAATACTGAAGTAGAGAAATGCAAGAGaaggaattttttaaaatatgatagcCATTGGAGATTGTTTCCTGACTTGAGACATGTTATTAATCAGGTGTGGAATGAAGAATGTTCTAGCCTTTCGGGTAAAGATATCCATCAAATCCTCAACAAATGCTGAAGAGCAATATCCCAGTGGAGAAGCAAACAAAGTACCAACTCAGGTAAACTTATTCAACAACTAAAAGCAAATATACAAAAGGCTTATGAAGCACCGACTATTGATTATGATCGACTTAGGGTTCTAAAAACTGAGCTTCATCTGCAATATAGGCTTGAAGAGGAGTTTTGGAGAAACAAAAGTAGGGTTCTATGGCTCCAAGCAGGAGATAGAAATACAAGATATTTCCATGCGAAAACAAAGCAAAGATGAAGCTACAACAGAATCATCCATGTTCAGGATGACCGTGGGAATACCTATACTAAAGCTAAGGATATACATATTCACTCTGACAATTACTTTCATTCTATATATAAGAGTAATGGAGTGAATATTGAGCCTGGCCTTCTAAATGGGATTCCTAGAACAGTATTAGAAGAAGTGAATGCGAGCCTCACTAGGCCAGTCACTGAGGAGGAGATAAGGAAAGCTTTATTTGCAATGAACCCGGATAAGTCTCCAGGACCAGACGGGATGATGGCTGGCTTCTTTCAGCACCATTGGAACACAATCAAATCAGGTGTTATTTCTTACgtcaatctcttctttgagcAATCTATTTTAGACCCCAAATGAAACCAAACCTATATGAGGTTAATCCCCAAAATAGAGAATCCTTTAGCCATTAAAGACTATCAACCTATAAGCTTAGCCAATGTAGTCTACAAGTTGATATCTAAAATCTTGGCGGAGCGTTTAAAGCCTTGGCTGAATGATATTTTTATCTGAAAACCAATCTGCTTTTATACATGGGCGCCTCATAACAGATAATGTGTTGATTGCACATGAACTAATGCATTTCTTGCATACCAAGAATTTAAAGAATAAGTTTATGGCATTGAAATTGGATATTGCTAAGGTGTTTGACAAAGTTGAATGGAAGTTTATTGATACATTTATGATGAAAATGGGCTTCTGCTCAAAATGGAGGGAGTGGATCAAGATATGTATAAGCACAGTTTCCTATTCTGTATTGATCAATGGAGAGCCAACTAGAGAAATTAAACCAAAGCGTGGACTAAGGCAAGGTGATCCTATGTCGCCATATCTCTATATTATATGTACAGAAGGATTATTTAGATTGATTAAAAATAGCATCCATGCAAAGAAATTACATGGTTTTAAAGCCTCAAGAAGTGGCCCTGCCATCTCCCATCTATTTTTTGTAGATGACTCGCTAGTCTTCTGCAAAGCCACacctgaagaaacaaaaaaaattgtctcATATCCTCAATCTATATAAACAAGCATCATGACAAGAAGTCAACTTCTCAAAGTCGGCTAACACTTTTGGTAAAGGTTCACCATCTCCAACAACAAATAATGAATGCTATGGGAATATCATAAATAGGtggttttagaaaatatttaggACTGCCTGAGTGTATAGGTAAAAATAGAAAGGAGACATTTCAATATATCACACAGCGTATAAGGAATAAGTTGGATAGTTGGTACTGAAAGTTTTTGTCTCCTGCTGGTAAAGAAGTCTTTCTTAAGGCAGTCATAACAGCTCTTCCTGCATATACAATGTCATGTTTTTTACTGCCTAAGACTTTGCTTCGGGAAATTACGAAAGCGATGAGGCAATTTTGGTGGTCAGTTACTAAAGACAGACATAAGATACTTTGGATAGCTTGGAACAAAATCACAGCTTCCAGAAAAGATGGGGGTTTAGGAATACGAGATATGTTTGCTTTCAATAAGGCCTTCCTAGCAAAACAAGCTTGAAGATTAATGTCATGCCCTTCTACCTTGTTGGCTAGGGTATACTAGGCTAAATATTACATGAAAGTCAATTTTAGGGAAGATGGCTGCTATCCAACATCGAGCTATGCATGGAAGAGCATAATACAAACCCAACCTCTTATTAGCCAAGGTACAAGATGGATCGTCGGAGATGGATAGCATGTCAGGTTTTGGAAAGATAAATGGCTTCCTCAATCAAATCTCCTCATCCCTAAAACCCCTGGAACTTTCGCTAACCCTCATCTCCTGGTCAAGGACTTGTTTATTCCAGGAACAAAAGTTTGGGATGAGCAGAAGCTCAGGAATTTGATAGAGGAAAGAGACGTCACTACTGTGCTCAGCATCAGACCGAGTACTACTGGTGGTAAATACAAGCTTCATTGGACCTATACTACCTCTGGAACATACTCGGTAAAATCAGGATATTATTCAGCGTCAACTGGACATTAACACAAGTCAAGATGCTCAGGTTTCCTCTTTACCTTCTTCAACATTACAGAATCAATTGTCAGCTAGACTATGGAAACTTAGTATTCCCCctaagataaaaatattttggtggAAAGTTCTTCATAATGGAATCCCAGTAGCTGATAATTTAGCTAAACGAGGAATTAAAATAGCTAGAAAATGTCAAATATACGGGGAGGATGTTGAAACACTATCTCATATGCTTTTCTGCTGTAGAGTAGCCAAAGATATTTGGTCTCTTTCGGAAATTAGCACTGCTATTGATGTTAATCAAGCAGATATAATACCGCAGACCATACTTGGCTTCTTTAGCAGTCAAGATAGAAACCCGCAAAACACTTTACCATGGTTTCTTGGATGGAGAATATGGAAAATGCGAAACAAAGTATTGTTTGAGAATAAAAGAGATCATATTATCAGTGTTATACATGCAGCTCACTTGGACTACAAAATTTGGATGGAGCGATGATCAAAGCTAATGTACACACCGAGCAACCTCAACGCTCCAAGATCAATTCCATTCAAGA belongs to Brassica rapa cultivar Chiifu-401-42 chromosome A07, CAAS_Brap_v3.01, whole genome shotgun sequence and includes:
- the LOC103828638 gene encoding syntaxin-32, encoding MQARRGQSSYRDRTDEFFGIVETLRRSIAPDAANNVPYGGGGGGRREDPRSAVANQSEFKKRAAVIGLAINQTSQKLSKLAQLAKRSSVFDDPTREIQELTAVIKQEISSLNSALIDLQAVRNSHNDERTISRDTTTHSATVVDDLKNRLMDTTKEFKDVLTLRTENMKIHEIRRQRFTSNPSKESTNPFVRQRPLASKPAATQPAPLPWASSSSSSSSSSQLVPRRQGEAESSPLLQQSQQQQQQMVPLQDTYMESRAEALHNVESTIHELSNIFTQLATMVSQQGEIAIRIDQNMEDTLANVEGAQSQLARYLNSISSNRWLMIKIFFVLIAFLMVFLFFVA